The Coffea arabica cultivar ET-39 chromosome 8e, Coffea Arabica ET-39 HiFi, whole genome shotgun sequence genome window below encodes:
- the LOC140012701 gene encoding putative disease resistance protein RGA4, which translates to MADAIIASTIEVALEKTLSLANERIGKLFQFKEDLETLKGSVAMIQAVLADAEEKQMHDKAVQLWLQRLEAVAFDAENLLDELNYEALRRHLVDKVRSFILSSDINIVFRRRMASKIRDINKKLYKINKEANDFGLIRFQRASFPPSTTAKVTLNRETDSIAGHYVVGRAKDETRLVEILLSLSRKTVSVIPILGMGGLGKTTLAQSIYKNSQVHSHFEKKIWVCVSDNFDVTRLLKMILEALTRRNVEMTSRDVIVQEIRE; encoded by the coding sequence ATGGCTGATGCAATTATAGCTTCCACAATAGAGGTAGCGTTGGAGAAGACACTTTCCCTTGCCAATGAAAGGATTGGCAAGTTATTCCAATTCAAGGAGGATTTGGAGACCCTGAAAGGATCTGTTGCCATGATCCAAGCTGTCTTGGCTGATGCTGAGGAAAAGCAAATGCATGACAAGGCCGTGCAACTGTGGCTCCAGAGGCTAGAAGCCGTGGCGTTTGATGCCGAGAATTTGTTGGACGAGCTGAATTATGAAGCTCTTCGTCGCCATCTCGTGGACAAGGTACGCTCCTTCATCCTGTCCTCTGACATTAATATTGTTTTCCGACGGAGAATGGCCTCTAAGATCAGGGACATCAACAAGAAGTTGTATAAGATCAATAAAGAAGCCAATGATTTTGGACTGATCAGATTCCAAAGGGCAAGTTTCCCCCCTTCTACTACTGCTAAAGTCACACTAAATAGAGAGACGGATTCTATTGCTGGCCACTATGTTGTAGGAAGAGCTAAGGATGAAACAAGGCTGGTGGAGATCCTGCTAAGCTTGTCAAGAAAAACCGTTTCTGTAATTCCCATCCTTGGGATGGGCGGATTGGGAAAGACAACTTTAGCTCAATCTATATACAAAAATAGTCAAGTTCATAGccattttgagaaaaaaatttggGTTTGTGTGTCCGACAATTTTGACGTGACCAggcttttgaaaatgattttagaAGCACTCACAAGAAGAAATGTTGAAATGACCAGTAGGGATGTCATCGTCCAGGAAATTCGAGAATAA